A genomic window from Prosthecobacter sp. SYSU 5D2 includes:
- a CDS encoding PIN domain-containing protein produces MVLVDSSIWIEASRRTGSLEVKVAVEGLLAENEAGLCSPVMLEVLGGARQEERKMLNADFSCLPYVRVTEADYIAAVRNSWKLRDAGITAPANDVLIATIAQRMECRVYAQDKHFEAMAPVLGITLYEAGYGGSFRQEGG; encoded by the coding sequence ATGGTACTCGTTGATTCCTCCATTTGGATTGAGGCCTCCAGGCGCACAGGCAGCCTGGAGGTCAAAGTGGCCGTTGAAGGATTGCTGGCAGAAAATGAAGCAGGCCTGTGCTCTCCAGTAATGCTGGAAGTCTTGGGAGGGGCACGCCAAGAAGAGCGTAAGATGCTCAATGCCGACTTTTCCTGCCTTCCTTATGTGAGGGTAACTGAGGCGGACTACATCGCCGCCGTCCGCAACTCCTGGAAACTTCGGGATGCAGGCATCACGGCCCCGGCCAATGATGTGCTCATCGCCACCATCGCCCAGCGCATGGAATGCCGGGTGTATGCGCAGGACAAGCACTTCGAGGCGATGGCTCCAGTGTTGGGAATCACTTTGTATGAGGCGGGGTATGGAGGCAGCTTTCGGCAAGAGGGCGGTTAA
- a CDS encoding FmdB family zinc ribbon protein: MPTYSYIAENPEEGCPSCRRGFDLRRPMDRAPLTHCPLCRNPVKKLISGFSTPKYTKPVSTSDAKKAGFTILEKRCDGSYERL; this comes from the coding sequence ATGCCCACGTATTCCTACATCGCGGAGAATCCTGAGGAGGGCTGTCCCTCCTGTCGGCGTGGCTTTGACCTGCGCCGCCCCATGGATCGTGCTCCGCTGACCCACTGCCCGCTCTGCCGGAATCCGGTGAAAAAGCTCATCAGCGGGTTTTCCACACCCAAATACACCAAGCCCGTGTCCACATCGGACGCTAAAAAAGCGGGCTTTACCATCTTGGAAAAGCGCTGTGATGGCAGCTATGAACGGCTCTGA
- a CDS encoding hemolysin family protein: MNPFFHSLHLFAMGGGSHEVIHEWNLTAGEVVWSAVLVMFFVLLNAFFVAAEFAIVKVRSTQLDELVEEGNVSAKVARKALKNLDGYLSATQLGITLASIALGMVGEPYVARVIQPLMWMMGVKNDAVISSVSIGIGFGVVTFLHVVLGELTPKSLAIRRSLATALVISAPLHFFYVMFKPAIWVLNGAANWLLKVLFRLEPASESELAHSEEELRHIVAESQKSEVTETEKDILLNALALNDRCVRDVMTPRNQVISLDADDSFEANLKVAVDSKHTRYPLVEGHLDHSIGLIHIKDLLALIGKPSADLRKIRRDLPMVPEMMPIDKLLRFFLDKHVHIALAVDEYGGTVGVVTLDNVMEEIVGDIQDEFDQENSEFRRVNDDEFIVEGMLNLYELTDQAGLEIESEDVTTIGGYVTHLLGHLPKVGEQVIIEDYEVTTTKADLRRVLQLHFKRIQKDEEGAGGEAADKDDE, encoded by the coding sequence ATGAACCCTTTTTTTCACTCTCTCCACCTTTTCGCCATGGGCGGAGGGTCCCATGAGGTGATCCATGAATGGAACCTGACGGCGGGTGAGGTGGTGTGGTCGGCGGTGCTGGTGATGTTTTTCGTGCTGCTGAATGCTTTCTTTGTGGCGGCGGAGTTTGCCATTGTGAAAGTGCGCAGCACCCAGCTGGATGAGCTGGTGGAAGAAGGCAATGTCAGCGCCAAGGTGGCCCGGAAGGCGCTGAAAAACCTGGATGGCTATCTTTCAGCGACTCAACTAGGCATTACCCTGGCCAGTATCGCCCTGGGTATGGTGGGGGAGCCGTATGTGGCCCGCGTGATCCAGCCGCTGATGTGGATGATGGGCGTGAAGAATGATGCGGTCATCTCCTCTGTCTCCATTGGTATCGGTTTCGGTGTTGTGACTTTTCTGCACGTGGTGCTGGGTGAACTGACCCCGAAGTCCCTGGCCATCCGCCGTTCACTGGCCACGGCGCTGGTGATCAGTGCGCCGCTGCATTTTTTCTATGTGATGTTCAAGCCAGCCATCTGGGTGCTCAACGGGGCGGCCAACTGGCTTCTCAAGGTGCTTTTCCGCCTGGAGCCAGCCTCGGAAAGTGAGCTGGCGCACTCGGAAGAGGAGCTGCGGCACATCGTGGCGGAGAGCCAGAAATCCGAAGTCACCGAGACGGAAAAGGACATTCTTTTGAATGCGCTGGCGCTGAATGACCGCTGCGTGCGGGATGTGATGACGCCGCGGAACCAGGTCATCTCCCTGGATGCGGATGACTCCTTTGAGGCCAATTTGAAGGTGGCGGTGGACAGCAAGCACACCCGCTATCCGCTGGTGGAAGGGCATCTGGATCACAGCATCGGACTCATCCACATTAAGGATCTCCTGGCGCTGATCGGCAAACCGAGCGCCGACCTGCGCAAGATCCGCCGGGATCTGCCGATGGTGCCGGAGATGATGCCTATTGACAAGCTGCTGCGCTTTTTCCTGGACAAGCATGTGCACATCGCCCTGGCGGTGGATGAGTACGGCGGCACGGTGGGTGTCGTCACCCTGGACAATGTGATGGAGGAGATCGTGGGGGACATCCAGGACGAATTTGACCAGGAAAACAGCGAGTTCCGGCGGGTGAATGACGATGAATTTATCGTGGAGGGGATGCTGAACCTCTATGAGCTGACGGATCAGGCGGGGCTGGAGATCGAGAGTGAGGACGTGACGACCATCGGTGGTTATGTGACGCATCTGCTCGGCCATCTGCCCAAGGTGGGGGAGCAGGTCATCATTGAGGACTACGAAGTGACGACGACGAAGGCTGACTTGCGCCGTGTTCTTCAACTGCACTTCAAGCGCATCCAAAAGGATGAAGAAGGTGCGGGAGGAGAGGCTGCGGACAAGGACGATGAGTAG
- a CDS encoding type II toxin-antitoxin system VapB family antitoxin — protein sequence MRITVEIADEIITAAMELTGEKNKSPAIAKAVENYVKRMRAKEFGRRLREGYYDYPMTNEELESLEKI from the coding sequence ATGAGAATCACAGTCGAAATTGCGGACGAAATCATCACGGCTGCCATGGAGTTAACGGGAGAAAAAAACAAAAGCCCCGCCATTGCCAAGGCCGTGGAGAATTATGTCAAACGGATGCGGGCCAAGGAATTCGGCAGGCGGTTGCGGGAGGGATATTATGACTATCCCATGACCAATGAGGAGCTGGAATCTTTGGAAAAAATCTGA
- a CDS encoding alcohol dehydrogenase catalytic domain-containing protein — protein MKSVIALHPGQIEILDTPLPSPGPYQALVKTECACVCNRTDSELLHGNFPGMEDKFPFALGHESVGTVVTVGEKVRHFAIGDRAVSGLNFDLQMEGVDSGWGGFGEYTLANDHEAMVADGVADESHGWFEVYEIQTKVDADIPPEEAVLLCTWREVLGAFRDFHLQPGDDVLIYGAGPVGLSFVKLGRLFGLGWIGIVDRHADKQAKALAFGADAVFAPGEKIERSKKLDAVIDAVGHPDILQQGLPLLRRGGSHCIYGVLSHPVLHIDKSKADFNFNLFVHQWPTRKYEKESQPQLCHWIREGKLTSADFITHRFPLDKIVEAFDEIARRKVIKALIEYPAA, from the coding sequence ATGAAATCCGTCATCGCTTTGCATCCTGGCCAGATCGAAATCCTCGATACTCCCCTGCCCTCGCCTGGTCCTTATCAGGCTCTGGTCAAAACTGAATGCGCCTGTGTGTGCAACCGTACAGACAGCGAGCTGCTGCATGGCAACTTCCCTGGCATGGAGGACAAGTTCCCCTTTGCGCTGGGTCATGAGAGCGTGGGTACCGTCGTCACCGTGGGTGAAAAAGTGCGCCACTTTGCCATCGGTGATCGCGCTGTGAGCGGGCTGAATTTTGACCTCCAGATGGAAGGCGTGGACTCCGGTTGGGGCGGCTTTGGTGAATACACCCTGGCCAATGACCACGAGGCCATGGTGGCCGATGGCGTGGCAGATGAGTCCCACGGCTGGTTCGAGGTCTATGAGATCCAGACGAAGGTGGATGCGGACATCCCGCCGGAGGAGGCCGTCCTGCTCTGCACCTGGCGTGAGGTACTGGGCGCCTTCCGCGACTTCCACCTGCAACCGGGTGATGACGTGCTGATCTACGGCGCAGGTCCCGTCGGACTGAGTTTTGTCAAACTGGGCCGCCTCTTCGGTCTCGGCTGGATCGGCATTGTGGACCGGCATGCCGACAAGCAGGCCAAGGCGCTCGCCTTTGGAGCTGATGCAGTCTTTGCACCGGGCGAGAAGATCGAGCGCAGCAAGAAGCTGGATGCCGTCATTGATGCCGTCGGCCACCCGGACATCCTCCAGCAGGGACTGCCCTTGCTGCGTCGTGGTGGTTCCCACTGCATCTACGGCGTGCTCAGCCATCCGGTCCTGCACATAGACAAATCGAAGGCGGATTTTAACTTCAACCTCTTCGTCCACCAATGGCCTACCCGGAAGTATGAAAAGGAAAGCCAGCCCCAGCTCTGCCATTGGATCCGCGAAGGAAAACTGACCTCCGCCGATTTCATCACCCACCGTTTTCCGCTGGATAAAATTGTGGAAGCCTTCGATGAAATCGCCCGCCGCAAGGTCATCAAGGCCCTCATTGAATACCCGGCAGCCTAA
- the gmk gene encoding guanylate kinase, whose protein sequence is MGIAKRWGMNLSSPRLGLLVVVSGPSGTGKTTLCRKVCDGETAVFSVSCTTRAPRPGEVDGKDYFFLSEEDFLARVDRGEFFEYARVHNRWYGTLKSYVYDYLRQGVDVFMDIDVQGAIQVRGCEDELVTRCLTDLFVMPPSLEELRQRLSGRNTESAEAFELRMLNAEAELQHWRDYRYCLVSDTRESDEERFRALLVGEKLRSSLVI, encoded by the coding sequence ATGGGCATCGCTAAACGCTGGGGCATGAATCTTTCGTCTCCACGCCTGGGTCTGCTTGTCGTTGTTTCCGGCCCTTCGGGCACGGGCAAGACGACGCTATGCCGGAAGGTATGTGACGGGGAAACGGCGGTGTTTTCCGTCTCCTGCACCACGCGCGCTCCCCGGCCCGGTGAGGTGGATGGGAAAGACTATTTTTTCCTTTCTGAGGAGGACTTTCTGGCACGGGTGGACCGTGGGGAATTCTTCGAATATGCCCGCGTGCACAACCGCTGGTATGGCACGCTGAAGAGCTATGTTTATGACTACCTGCGCCAGGGTGTGGATGTCTTCATGGACATTGACGTGCAGGGGGCCATCCAGGTGCGCGGGTGTGAGGACGAGCTGGTCACGCGCTGCCTGACGGACCTCTTTGTGATGCCGCCCAGCCTGGAAGAACTGCGCCAGCGCCTGAGCGGCCGCAATACGGAAAGCGCGGAGGCTTTTGAACTGCGCATGCTCAATGCCGAAGCGGAGCTCCAGCACTGGCGCGACTACCGCTACTGCCTGGTCAGCGATACCCGCGAGAGTGATGAGGAGCGCTTCCGGGCGCTGCTGGTGGGGGAGAAGCTGCGTTCGAGTTTGGTGATTTGA
- a CDS encoding histidine phosphatase family protein translates to MKYLTVVRHAKSSWTQSGLADHDRPLNERGLVAAPAMASFLHRTYFGGGENEALIPPPERLVTSTAARALATARIMQEVASMPLESLILDSSLYLAEAPRILNVVRQLDEEWKHVMLFGHNPGLHDFAERILARAHVPKMPTCTAVLLALPHAYWGLTDWGEAQLIGYVTPKALERRFPELYAGISRADGED, encoded by the coding sequence ATGAAGTACCTCACCGTCGTCCGTCATGCCAAATCCAGCTGGACCCAGTCCGGGCTGGCGGATCATGACCGTCCGCTGAATGAGCGCGGACTGGTGGCGGCACCGGCGATGGCGTCTTTTCTGCACCGCACGTATTTTGGCGGGGGGGAGAATGAGGCTTTGATTCCACCGCCGGAGCGGCTGGTGACGAGTACGGCGGCGCGGGCGCTGGCCACGGCCAGGATCATGCAGGAGGTGGCGAGCATGCCGCTGGAATCGCTGATCCTGGATTCATCCCTGTATTTGGCGGAGGCACCGCGCATCCTGAATGTGGTGCGGCAACTGGATGAGGAATGGAAGCATGTGATGCTTTTTGGCCACAATCCGGGCCTCCATGACTTTGCCGAGCGCATCCTGGCGAGGGCGCATGTGCCTAAAATGCCCACCTGCACGGCGGTGCTGCTGGCACTGCCCCATGCTTACTGGGGGCTGACCGACTGGGGGGAGGCGCAACTCATCGGCTACGTGACGCCCAAGGCTCTGGAGCGTCGTTTCCCAGAGCTTTATGCCGGGATCTCCCGCGCTGACGGGGAGGACTGA
- the rpsN gene encoding 30S ribosomal protein S14, whose translation MAKTAWLEREKRKQKTVQKYAKLRAELKANGDHQGLALLPRDASPTRLTNRCRVSGRRRAYLRRFQMSRLTFREMALAGLIPGVTKSSW comes from the coding sequence ATGGCAAAAACAGCTTGGCTTGAGCGCGAGAAGCGCAAACAGAAGACCGTCCAAAAGTACGCAAAACTCCGTGCGGAGTTGAAGGCGAATGGTGATCACCAGGGCCTGGCCCTGCTGCCCCGTGATGCCAGCCCGACCCGCCTGACCAACCGCTGCCGCGTTTCCGGACGCCGTCGCGCTTATCTGCGTCGTTTCCAGATGTCCCGTCTGACCTTCCGTGAGATGGCCCTTGCCGGCCTGATTCCCGGAGTCACCAAGTCCAGCTGGTAA